A region of the Candidatus Dadabacteria bacterium genome:
TGTTTTTCGCATCCGTATAAACCCAGAAAGCCGCTATAAACGCAATCGCCAGTCCAAGAAATTGCATGGTAACCCCTATTTCCTATAGAAAATTATACGCTTTGTTCACCGTTTAAAGACCTAGTTCTTTTACCTTGCTGAGTATCTCTTCGGCATGGGACGAGGGTTTAACTTTGCGCCAAATATACGCTATCCTGCCACCTTTTTCTATAAGGAAGGTGGTCCTGCGAGCAACGAAGGGGATGAGCCTCCACCTTGCCCCGTACAGATCCACTATCTTCCTTCTTTTGTCGCTCAGCAGCGGGAAGTTGAGTGAGAACTTGTCTCTGAACTTCTCATGGGACTTGACCCCGTCTGTGCTTACCCCCAGGATCTGCACTCCAAGAGATGCAAGTTCCCGCTCCGCATCGCGAAGCGAACAAGCCTCCCAAACACAGCCCGTACTGTTGTCCCTAGGATAAAAGTAAAGCGCCACGGTCCCTTTAGAATAAAAGTCACTCAACCTTACCTTCTCCGCTCCGTAGGTTTCGGTTTCAAAATCAGGAGCCTGGCTCCCTATCTCAAGATTCCTTCCCATAATTGTTCCTTATTCTTATGAAATTTCTGGTGAATTCTGTGTATAATTCCCCTCTATCCTATTGATTTTATCGCATCAAGCGCCGCATTGTAATCTGGCTCGTTGACTAAGTCTTCAACATACTCAACGTGCTCAATAACGTTATCACGACCCACAACGAAAATCGCGCGGGCAAGGAGCCTGTTCTCCTTTATAAGCACCCCGTATGCCTCGCCGAAAGAAGCGTACTGGTAATCTGACGCCGTCTTTACCCTCTCCACTTCTG
Encoded here:
- a CDS encoding peroxiredoxin, with translation MGRNLEIGSQAPDFETETYGAEKVRLSDFYSKGTVALYFYPRDNSTGCVWEACSLRDAERELASLGVQILGVSTDGVKSHEKFRDKFSLNFPLLSDKRRKIVDLYGARWRLIPFVARRTTFLIEKGGRIAYIWRKVKPSSHAEEILSKVKELGL